A single genomic interval of Spirosoma linguale DSM 74 harbors:
- a CDS encoding RagB/SusD domain protein (PFAM: RagB/SusD domain protein), whose translation MINQKSMNYIAKCISFSLLLGTTMIACNSDFLNTQPLDKVSGDAVWADRALSEAFVTDVYNGIRDGLLDQMSLDCQTDNALYSFGKQDVNEANVSPSNTGTIKSTMEWGAVYARIRAANIALAKLAKPTFDNSGDLAGRMRGEMYFMRAYLYNQLLRYYGAIPIIKTPYTLDEPDFTVARNTYEECVNAIVTDLDSATVLLKGRSMAAGRATMGASLALKSRVLLYAASDLHDIPTAKAKSSVIASFSKPELLGYVSGDRMARWQKAKDAAKAVIDLNQYGYKLNLAAPVSAAEGQQNYVNLSLSQNGGETDGIFLKYYIRASNDDWGSWFPRNNMPNGYHGWTSSEPTQQMVDNYEMMDGTKFDWSNPVHASAPYENRDPRFYASILYDGAQWKPRTPDGAGIDPAGQIQMGEYEVGSSAAPTKFSGLDTRNSTIENWNGTWTGYAIRKFFNTDVSIVDQNIRQEIPSIQIRFTEVVLNYAEACLMLGQEAEAKKWINAVRFRVGMPAVTETGAALIARYQNERNVEMFLEDQRFYDVRRWMIAPTVLGQQARIISITGKLKPGKTVTTYKYSKENYTYTYSVQDLGTGKENRRWADKIYFLPISRDEINRNNKLVQNPGYE comes from the coding sequence ATGATTAATCAAAAGAGTATGAATTATATAGCGAAGTGTATATCGTTTAGTCTGCTGTTGGGCACAACGATGATCGCCTGTAACAGTGATTTTCTCAACACGCAACCACTTGATAAGGTATCGGGTGATGCCGTCTGGGCCGACCGTGCTCTTTCGGAGGCCTTCGTTACCGATGTGTACAACGGTATTCGGGATGGCCTGCTGGATCAAATGAGTCTGGACTGTCAGACCGACAATGCCTTGTACAGTTTCGGTAAGCAGGACGTGAACGAAGCCAACGTCAGTCCTTCTAACACGGGTACGATCAAAAGTACGATGGAATGGGGAGCCGTCTACGCCCGGATTCGGGCTGCTAACATCGCCCTGGCGAAATTAGCCAAGCCTACGTTTGATAATAGTGGTGATCTGGCTGGACGGATGCGTGGTGAAATGTACTTCATGCGCGCCTATTTATATAACCAGTTATTGCGTTATTACGGCGCCATTCCTATCATCAAAACGCCCTACACGCTGGATGAACCGGATTTTACGGTTGCCCGTAATACATATGAAGAGTGCGTCAATGCTATCGTTACCGATCTGGATTCAGCCACGGTGCTGTTGAAAGGTCGAAGCATGGCGGCTGGCCGGGCTACAATGGGCGCTTCTTTGGCCCTTAAGTCACGGGTGCTGTTGTACGCAGCCAGTGACCTGCACGACATCCCTACAGCCAAGGCCAAGTCGAGTGTAATCGCCAGCTTCAGCAAGCCTGAACTGCTGGGTTATGTGAGCGGTGACCGGATGGCGCGCTGGCAGAAGGCCAAGGATGCGGCCAAAGCGGTGATAGACCTCAACCAGTACGGTTACAAGCTAAACCTGGCAGCTCCTGTATCGGCTGCTGAAGGGCAACAGAACTATGTTAATCTGTCTTTGTCTCAAAATGGTGGGGAAACCGATGGTATTTTCCTGAAATACTACATCCGGGCATCTAACGACGATTGGGGTTCCTGGTTTCCGCGAAACAACATGCCTAATGGATACCATGGCTGGACATCCAGCGAACCGACCCAGCAAATGGTTGATAACTATGAGATGATGGATGGTACTAAGTTCGACTGGAGTAATCCAGTCCATGCCTCAGCTCCCTATGAAAACCGCGATCCTCGCTTTTATGCCTCTATCCTATATGATGGTGCGCAGTGGAAGCCCCGCACACCAGACGGAGCGGGTATTGATCCCGCCGGACAGATTCAGATGGGTGAGTACGAAGTAGGCTCCTCCGCTGCGCCAACTAAGTTTTCGGGTCTGGATACGCGTAACAGTACCATTGAGAACTGGAACGGTACCTGGACGGGGTACGCCATCCGCAAGTTCTTTAATACCGACGTTTCGATTGTGGATCAGAACATCCGTCAGGAAATTCCCTCCATTCAAATTCGGTTCACGGAAGTGGTGTTGAACTACGCTGAAGCCTGTCTGATGCTGGGTCAGGAAGCGGAAGCCAAGAAATGGATCAACGCCGTTCGCTTCCGGGTAGGTATGCCCGCCGTCACCGAAACAGGTGCTGCCCTGATAGCGCGCTACCAGAATGAACGAAACGTCGAAATGTTTTTGGAAGATCAGCGTTTCTACGACGTTCGCCGGTGGATGATCGCCCCAACTGTACTTGGCCAGCAAGCCCGGATTATTTCGATTACAGGTAAGCTCAAGCCAGGCAAGACGGTGACAACCTACAAGTACAGCAAGGAGAACTACACATATACGTACAGTGTACAGGACCTGGGTACGGGTAAGGAGAATCGCAGATGGGCGGATAAGATCTACTTCCTGCCCATTAGCCGGGACGAGATCAACCGCAACAACAAGCTGGTTCAGAATCCGGGCTATGAGTAA
- a CDS encoding TonB-dependent receptor plug (PFAM: TonB-dependent receptor plug; TonB-dependent receptor~KEGG: mxa:MXAN_4746 TonB-dependent receptor), with protein sequence MYKQFTQQGAFFQRDDAFPFYATVSRQVAFCSLFLLGLLASVGAYAQTKVSGKVVDAQGLALPGVSIVVKGTTTGTVSGGEGDFTLNVARGNETLVFSYIGFITQEVAINNRSSINITLASDDKMLSEVVVVGYGEQKKETVTGAVATVKGTDLVKSPAVNLSNSIAGRMPGVIATNASGEPGYDGAAIRIRGSNTLGNNDALIVIDGVPARAGGIDRLNPADIESMSVLKDASAAIYGSRAANGVILVTTKRGKSGKPELSYSFNQGFGQPTVIPKMASAAEYAQLNNEINVYNLPSQYWKDANTAFNTTGSYTRPDNGSIAKAAFTPDDIKKFQDGSDPWGHPNTDWFGAALKTWSPQSRHTLQLVGGNENVKYLTSVNYQNQDAYYKNSATGYKQYDFRLNLDAKVSKYINLVTGVVGRQENRFFPTVGAGDIFRMLARGYPNKPAFWPNGQPAPDIENGQQPVLVTTSATGYDRDTRYYLQSNASVNITNPWVPGLKLTASVALDKYIQQGKRWQTPWFVYSWDYTSYDPTTKEPLLQRVQKGPAQSTLNQYTNDQLNSLLSGILSYDHTFGASHAITLLAGITKEQSNSNGFSGFRQYFNSTAIDQLFAGSQTQQVANTTAAWQRARMSYFGRAAYNYKEKYLAEFLWRYDGSYMFPSASRWGFFPGVTAGWRISEEDFFKKALPVVSSLKLRASWGQLGNDQVYFNNTLREYDYLPTYAYGDAVNSGWGYVINGQVAQTLYENGVPNRKLTWEVANNADIGLEGSLLNGKVFFEFDVFQNKRSNILWRQSASIPQTTGATLPATNIGRVTNKGYEFRVGYNGQVGDLKYNVSVNGGYAKNTITFWDETPGAPEWQRSTGKPIPTDVNNPNNANGTLMYQYDGIFSTQADIDANKLDYSGVGASLLRPGDMKLKDIDGNGKIDGNDRVRADRNNQPRFQGGLNAGVRYKNFDLSILFQASAGGQIFLQTESGTIGNFLQYSYDHRWTVDNPSTVDPRIVDRSNQYFSNGTTYWLKSTDYIRLKNLELGYTLPSTIGSKIGLNNLRVYVNGLNLATYAPAMKGIYDPESTNSAGQYYPQARVINMGVSLSF encoded by the coding sequence ATGTACAAACAATTTACTCAACAGGGGGCCTTCTTTCAACGAGATGATGCTTTTCCATTTTACGCGACCGTCAGTCGACAGGTCGCTTTTTGTTCGTTATTCCTACTGGGTCTTCTGGCCTCTGTAGGTGCTTATGCCCAGACGAAAGTTTCGGGTAAGGTGGTCGATGCGCAGGGGCTGGCCCTGCCGGGGGTGAGTATCGTCGTGAAGGGCACGACAACGGGTACGGTGTCGGGTGGAGAGGGTGATTTTACACTTAACGTAGCCAGAGGTAACGAGACGCTGGTTTTCTCGTACATCGGATTCATTACGCAGGAAGTAGCCATCAATAACCGCAGTAGCATCAATATTACGCTGGCCTCAGACGATAAAATGCTGAGCGAGGTTGTTGTTGTCGGGTACGGTGAGCAGAAGAAAGAAACCGTTACGGGTGCCGTTGCAACTGTAAAGGGCACAGATCTGGTAAAGTCGCCAGCTGTAAACCTGAGTAATTCCATCGCGGGCCGTATGCCGGGCGTTATCGCCACCAATGCCAGTGGTGAACCAGGCTACGATGGAGCGGCAATCCGGATTCGGGGCTCAAACACGTTGGGTAACAACGACGCGCTGATCGTAATTGACGGTGTACCAGCGCGGGCGGGTGGTATTGACCGCTTGAACCCGGCGGACATTGAGAGTATGTCGGTATTGAAAGATGCTTCTGCAGCTATTTATGGTTCACGGGCAGCCAACGGGGTTATCCTGGTAACTACCAAGCGTGGTAAGAGCGGTAAACCGGAGTTGTCGTACAGCTTCAACCAGGGCTTTGGTCAGCCAACCGTCATCCCTAAAATGGCATCTGCGGCTGAATATGCACAACTGAACAACGAGATCAACGTGTATAATCTGCCTTCGCAGTACTGGAAAGATGCGAATACGGCGTTCAATACGACGGGAAGTTATACAAGGCCCGATAATGGATCTATTGCCAAAGCCGCTTTTACGCCGGATGACATCAAGAAGTTTCAGGACGGATCTGACCCGTGGGGACACCCCAATACCGACTGGTTTGGTGCAGCTCTGAAAACCTGGTCGCCACAGTCGCGGCATACGCTGCAACTGGTGGGTGGCAACGAGAACGTTAAGTACCTAACATCCGTCAACTACCAGAATCAGGATGCCTATTACAAGAACTCGGCAACGGGCTATAAGCAATACGACTTTCGTCTGAACCTGGATGCCAAAGTGAGTAAATACATCAACCTGGTAACGGGCGTGGTAGGTCGTCAGGAAAACCGTTTTTTCCCAACGGTAGGGGCCGGAGATATTTTTCGTATGCTGGCTCGGGGGTATCCAAACAAACCCGCTTTCTGGCCTAACGGTCAGCCCGCTCCCGACATCGAGAATGGCCAGCAGCCTGTACTCGTTACGACCAGCGCTACGGGTTACGATCGAGATACCCGGTATTATCTGCAAAGTAATGCCAGCGTTAACATCACAAACCCCTGGGTTCCGGGCCTGAAGTTAACCGCTAGTGTCGCGTTGGATAAATACATTCAGCAAGGGAAACGGTGGCAGACCCCCTGGTTCGTGTATAGCTGGGATTATACCTCCTACGACCCAACAACGAAAGAGCCTCTTCTCCAGCGCGTACAGAAAGGACCGGCCCAGTCTACCCTCAATCAATATACCAACGATCAGCTTAATTCGTTGCTGTCGGGTATTTTGTCCTACGACCATACCTTCGGTGCCAGTCATGCTATTACACTGCTGGCCGGTATTACCAAAGAACAGTCTAACTCAAACGGTTTTTCGGGCTTCCGCCAGTATTTTAATTCGACGGCCATTGATCAGTTGTTCGCGGGTAGTCAAACCCAGCAGGTTGCCAATACAACGGCTGCCTGGCAGCGGGCCCGCATGAGTTATTTTGGCCGGGCTGCGTATAACTATAAAGAAAAATACCTGGCCGAATTCCTGTGGCGTTATGATGGGTCGTATATGTTCCCGTCGGCCAGCCGGTGGGGCTTCTTCCCCGGCGTAACGGCGGGCTGGCGTATTTCGGAAGAAGATTTCTTCAAGAAAGCCTTACCCGTTGTTAGCTCTCTGAAACTTCGCGCATCGTGGGGTCAATTAGGTAACGACCAAGTGTATTTTAACAACACCCTGCGCGAGTACGATTACCTACCTACCTACGCTTACGGCGACGCAGTCAATTCAGGCTGGGGTTATGTAATCAACGGGCAAGTGGCCCAGACGCTGTATGAAAATGGTGTTCCTAACAGGAAGTTAACCTGGGAAGTTGCCAACAACGCCGACATCGGTCTGGAAGGGTCACTGCTGAACGGAAAGGTCTTCTTCGAATTCGACGTTTTCCAGAACAAGCGGTCCAATATTCTATGGCGCCAGAGTGCTTCTATTCCGCAAACGACAGGTGCTACGTTGCCCGCAACGAACATTGGTAGAGTAACCAATAAAGGGTATGAATTCCGGGTTGGCTATAATGGCCAGGTGGGCGACCTGAAATATAACGTGAGCGTGAACGGTGGTTATGCCAAAAATACCATTACGTTCTGGGATGAAACGCCGGGTGCACCAGAATGGCAGCGGTCAACGGGTAAGCCTATTCCAACTGACGTAAACAACCCGAACAATGCCAACGGCACACTCATGTATCAATATGATGGTATTTTCTCGACGCAAGCCGATATTGATGCCAACAAACTGGATTACAGCGGTGTAGGAGCCAGCCTGCTACGTCCTGGCGACATGAAACTCAAGGATATTGACGGGAATGGGAAAATTGACGGAAATGACCGGGTTCGGGCCGACCGCAACAACCAGCCTCGTTTTCAGGGCGGTTTGAACGCCGGTGTACGGTATAAAAACTTCGATCTGAGCATTCTGTTCCAGGCATCAGCCGGTGGCCAGATCTTCCTTCAAACGGAATCCGGTACCATTGGTAACTTCCTGCAATACAGCTACGATCACCGCTGGACGGTCGATAACCCAAGCACCGTTGATCCCCGTATTGTTGACCGGAGCAATCAGTACTTCTCCAACGGTACCACCTACTGGTTGAAGAGCACCGACTATATCCGGTTGAAAAACCTGGAGTTAGGCTACACATTACCGAGCACCATTGGTAGCAAAATTGGCCTGAACAACCTGCGCGTTTATGTCAACGGCTTGAACCTGGCTACCTACGCGCCAGCCATGAAAGGCATCTACGACCCTGAGTCGACTAATAGTGCGGGACAGTATTACCCACAGGCACGAGTTATCAATATGGGTGTATCACTTAGTTTCTAA
- a CDS encoding ATP-dependent DNA helicase RecG (KEGG: bba:Bd2324 ATP-dependent DNA helicase RecG~TIGRFAM: ATP-dependent DNA helicase RecG~PFAM: DEAD/DEAH box helicase domain protein; helicase domain protein; type III restriction protein res subunit; nucleic acid binding OB-fold tRNA/helicase-type~SMART: DEAD-like helicase ; helicase domain protein), whose protein sequence is MTERATFFDTPLAYLKGLGPQRTELLNKELNLFTYGDLIQYYPFRYDDRSRYYTISELMDSMPSAQIRGRLRDWYLEGEGPKKRLVATFSDGTGSMSLVWFQGITFIEKTLRREGEYIAYGKPQSFNGQFSIVHPELENANAASENEPGFFPVYNLTDKLRKRHLDSKVLGKAMRVLLEQSWTHIRETLPDSLIQQYRLIGKREAMWNIHLPQNQGWLKQAQRRLKFEELFYNQLRLIKNKLLQKEEFPGQVFRDTSLMKHFYNELLPFELTGAQQRVIKEIYADFLSGKQMNRLLQGDVGSGKTIVAFITCLIAIGNGAQACLMAPTEILADQHYNGLKPFADAMGLNLGILTGSTNKKRRVVLHEELQSGKMHILVGTHALLEDAVQYKNLGLCIIDEQHRFGVAQRAKLWRKNETVPPHILVMTATPIPRTLAMTLYGNLDVSTIDELPKGRKPIKTVHKYDKHRSEVFGFIRQQIELGRQVYVVYPLIEESEKLDYKDLMDGFESMQRAFPRPTYEIGMLHGKMLPYEKDDEMKRFLKKETQILVATTVIEVGVNVPNASVMVIESAERFGLSQLHQLRGRVGRGADQSYCIMMTGYKLSTDTRTRLETMVRTNNGFEIADVDLQLRGPGDLTGTQQSGVMDLMIADLAKDGAILSAARESAQAILAEDPELLLPQHAPIRNHVDSIKQSENNWGRIS, encoded by the coding sequence ATGACCGAACGAGCTACTTTTTTTGATACTCCGCTTGCCTATCTCAAAGGTTTGGGACCGCAGCGTACGGAACTGCTCAACAAAGAGTTGAATTTGTTTACGTACGGTGACCTGATTCAGTATTATCCATTTCGATACGATGACCGGTCGCGGTACTATACCATCAGTGAGTTGATGGATTCTATGCCCTCCGCCCAAATTCGCGGGCGGCTGCGCGATTGGTACCTGGAAGGCGAAGGCCCTAAAAAGAGGCTGGTCGCTACCTTTTCCGATGGCACTGGTTCCATGAGTCTTGTCTGGTTTCAGGGGATTACCTTTATCGAGAAAACCCTCCGCCGGGAAGGTGAATACATCGCCTATGGCAAACCGCAGTCGTTTAACGGGCAGTTTAGCATTGTGCATCCGGAGCTGGAAAATGCCAATGCGGCCTCGGAAAATGAACCGGGCTTCTTTCCGGTTTACAACTTAACGGATAAGCTTCGCAAGCGACACCTCGATAGTAAAGTATTGGGTAAGGCCATGCGTGTTCTGCTGGAGCAGTCCTGGACACACATTCGCGAAACCCTGCCCGACTCACTTATTCAGCAGTACCGGCTCATTGGCAAACGGGAGGCTATGTGGAATATCCACCTGCCGCAGAACCAGGGTTGGCTAAAGCAGGCGCAACGCCGGTTGAAATTTGAAGAACTGTTCTACAACCAGCTACGGCTGATTAAAAATAAACTCCTTCAAAAAGAGGAATTTCCGGGTCAGGTTTTTCGGGATACCTCCCTCATGAAGCATTTCTACAATGAACTGCTGCCCTTTGAACTGACGGGAGCGCAGCAGCGCGTCATTAAAGAAATCTACGCCGACTTCCTGAGCGGCAAGCAAATGAACCGGTTGTTGCAGGGCGATGTGGGCAGCGGAAAGACTATAGTCGCGTTTATCACCTGCTTGATCGCGATTGGGAATGGGGCACAGGCCTGCCTGATGGCTCCTACGGAAATTCTGGCCGACCAGCACTATAATGGCCTGAAACCCTTTGCCGATGCCATGGGCCTGAACCTGGGAATTTTGACCGGTTCGACAAACAAAAAACGACGGGTGGTGCTCCACGAAGAATTGCAATCGGGGAAAATGCACATTCTGGTAGGCACCCACGCACTGCTTGAGGATGCCGTTCAGTATAAAAACCTCGGCCTATGCATCATTGACGAGCAGCACCGGTTTGGCGTGGCTCAACGCGCTAAACTGTGGCGTAAAAACGAAACGGTGCCGCCCCATATTCTAGTCATGACGGCAACACCCATTCCGCGTACGCTGGCTATGACGCTGTACGGTAATCTCGACGTATCTACCATCGACGAGTTACCCAAAGGCCGGAAACCCATCAAAACGGTTCATAAGTACGACAAACATCGTTCGGAAGTATTCGGGTTTATCCGGCAGCAAATTGAACTGGGTCGGCAGGTGTACGTAGTGTATCCTCTGATCGAAGAATCGGAAAAGCTGGATTATAAGGATTTGATGGATGGATTCGAGAGCATGCAGCGGGCGTTTCCCCGACCAACGTACGAAATCGGTATGCTGCATGGCAAAATGCTTCCGTATGAGAAAGACGATGAAATGAAGCGGTTTCTGAAGAAAGAGACCCAAATTTTGGTAGCCACAACGGTTATTGAAGTTGGCGTAAACGTGCCAAACGCCAGCGTGATGGTCATTGAAAGTGCCGAGCGGTTCGGCTTGTCACAGCTTCACCAGCTACGGGGTAGGGTAGGCCGGGGAGCCGACCAGTCCTATTGTATCATGATGACTGGATATAAATTAAGCACCGACACCCGCACCCGGCTCGAAACGATGGTGCGAACCAACAACGGATTCGAGATTGCCGATGTGGATTTGCAGTTACGTGGACCCGGCGATTTAACAGGTACACAACAAAGTGGTGTGATGGACCTGATGATTGCCGATCTCGCCAAAGACGGAGCGATTTTATCGGCCGCCCGCGAGTCGGCTCAGGCCATTTTAGCTGAGGATCCGGAGCTCCTTTTACCCCAACATGCACCTATTCGCAATCATGTCGACTCCATCAAACAGTCGGAGAACAATTGGGGTCGAATTTCATAG
- a CDS encoding nitrogen-fixing NifU domain protein (PFAM: nitrogen-fixing NifU domain protein; Scaffold protein Nfu/NifU~KEGG: similar to GK25604) — protein MNPTLDRPVSIFTEGSPNPNSMKFVVNFELVPTGLSFDYATPGDALLDGKASPLAVALFGFEFVRRVFISANFVTVTKDDETDWDEVLLEVKLFLKDYFGEQKPVFSQRTVDTNTTKLDMDSETVQKIKAVLEQYIKPAVESDGGAISFYSFDEPSGTVKVLLQGSCSGCPSSTLTLKAGIENLLTRLVPEVKLVEAEGV, from the coding sequence ATGAACCCTACGCTAGACCGTCCCGTATCCATCTTTACGGAAGGAAGCCCCAATCCGAACTCTATGAAGTTCGTCGTTAACTTTGAACTTGTACCAACTGGCCTTTCCTTTGACTATGCCACACCGGGCGATGCCCTGCTCGATGGAAAAGCATCGCCTTTGGCTGTTGCGCTGTTCGGATTTGAGTTTGTTCGGCGGGTGTTTATTTCGGCCAACTTCGTAACCGTAACAAAGGACGACGAAACCGATTGGGATGAGGTATTGCTTGAAGTGAAGCTCTTTCTGAAAGATTATTTTGGCGAGCAGAAACCCGTTTTCTCGCAGCGGACCGTAGATACAAATACGACGAAGCTGGATATGGATTCTGAAACCGTTCAGAAAATTAAGGCTGTGCTGGAACAGTATATCAAGCCTGCCGTAGAATCGGATGGGGGAGCCATTAGTTTTTACTCGTTCGACGAACCCAGCGGTACTGTAAAAGTGCTGTTGCAAGGGTCTTGCAGCGGTTGCCCATCGTCTACATTGACCTTGAAGGCGGGTATCGAGAATTTATTGACCCGCTTAGTGCCTGAAGTAAAGCTGGTTGAGGCCGAAGGTGTATAA
- a CDS encoding ribosomal protein L27 (TIGRFAM: ribosomal protein L27~PFAM: ribosomal protein L27~KEGG: similar to 50S ribosomal protein L27) yields MAHKKGVGSSKNGRDSHSKRLGVKLFGGQSAIAGNIIVRQRGTKHHPGKNVGLGKDYTLFALVAGTVKFRPGRDSRSYVDIIPAGPSAVEAAPVAEVAAA; encoded by the coding sequence ATGGCACACAAGAAAGGTGTAGGTAGTTCCAAAAACGGCCGCGATTCACACAGCAAACGCCTGGGTGTGAAACTGTTCGGCGGCCAGTCGGCAATTGCCGGCAACATCATCGTCCGTCAGCGCGGTACGAAACATCACCCCGGTAAAAACGTCGGTCTGGGTAAAGATTATACCCTGTTTGCACTGGTAGCCGGTACTGTGAAGTTTCGTCCAGGTCGGGATAGCCGGTCTTACGTAGACATTATCCCCGCTGGTCCATCGGCCGTAGAAGCAGCTCCTGTAGCTGAAGTCGCTGCGGCTTAA
- a CDS encoding ribosomal protein L21 (TIGRFAM: ribosomal protein L21~PFAM: ribosomal protein L21~KEGG: mfa:Mfla_2219 50S ribosomal protein L21P), with translation MYAIVEIAGQQFKIQKGRFIYTHRLEGDVDAALASDKVKVLLVDNEGSITIGAPTVAGATVSAKIVEHLKGEKVIIFKKKRRKGYKKKNGHRQYLTKVMIEDITL, from the coding sequence ATGTACGCAATCGTAGAGATCGCAGGGCAGCAATTCAAGATCCAAAAAGGTCGCTTCATCTATACCCACCGGTTAGAGGGCGATGTGGACGCTGCACTTGCCTCCGACAAGGTGAAAGTTCTCCTTGTTGACAACGAAGGGAGCATCACCATCGGTGCCCCAACTGTCGCTGGAGCGACAGTATCAGCCAAAATCGTCGAACACTTGAAAGGTGAGAAAGTAATCATCTTCAAGAAAAAGCGTCGGAAAGGTTACAAAAAGAAGAACGGCCACCGTCAGTATCTGACCAAGGTCATGATTGAAGACATAACTTTATAA
- a CDS encoding HpcH/HpaI aldolase (PFAM: HpcH/HpaI aldolase~KEGG: eum:ECUMN_2586 putative aldolase), with amino-acid sequence MKQNIVKTRLKNGQPVLGVLSNSSDPTVAELCGFSGLDFYMIDGEHSPVTTAQVQDIVRACELTGITPLARVRSNDQKLILQFLDAGVMGIMMPAISTVADAEALVQAVKYPPLGTRGFGPVRANDYLLGTMNQGEAVAFANEQILILPQLEDKEAIDNLDDLLTVEGIDGFVIGPRDLAMSMGYYDGPGHDEVKRTIAGVVEKIRKAGLIAGTTAATGDQARALIDRGVLFCLNSFAGLLKSAAGDFMKGRAA; translated from the coding sequence ATGAAGCAAAATATCGTTAAAACCCGGCTTAAAAACGGCCAGCCCGTTCTGGGTGTTCTGTCCAATAGCAGCGATCCAACCGTTGCTGAACTTTGTGGCTTTTCGGGGCTGGATTTTTACATGATCGATGGTGAACATAGTCCCGTCACAACGGCTCAGGTTCAGGACATCGTACGTGCCTGTGAGCTAACCGGTATTACGCCCCTGGCTCGTGTTCGCAGCAACGACCAAAAGCTGATTTTACAGTTTCTGGATGCGGGCGTCATGGGCATTATGATGCCCGCCATTAGTACCGTTGCCGATGCCGAAGCATTGGTGCAGGCCGTAAAATACCCACCGCTGGGCACTCGTGGTTTCGGACCTGTGCGGGCCAACGATTATTTGCTGGGCACTATGAACCAGGGGGAAGCCGTTGCGTTTGCCAACGAACAGATTCTGATTTTGCCCCAGCTGGAAGATAAAGAAGCCATCGACAATCTGGATGATCTGTTGACTGTGGAAGGCATTGATGGCTTCGTGATCGGACCCCGCGATCTGGCTATGAGTATGGGTTATTACGATGGTCCGGGCCATGACGAAGTAAAGCGAACCATTGCTGGTGTCGTGGAGAAAATCAGAAAGGCTGGTCTGATTGCCGGAACCACAGCCGCTACCGGCGACCAGGCCAGAGCATTGATCGACCGGGGCGTTTTATTCTGTCTGAACTCCTTTGCCGGTTTGCTCAAATCGGCCGCCGGCGATTTTATGAAAGGAAGGGCGGCCTGA
- a CDS encoding Histone deacetylase (PFAM: histone deacetylase superfamily~KEGG: prw:PsycPRwf_2162 histone deacetylase superfamily protein): MLQIAFSPVYRLRLPEGHRFPMLKYELIHEQLLYEGTCTEANFFGPEPVDDRWALGVHTAEYVQALKTCTVDPKMMRRIGFPLTPELIDREWIITQGTIECTQLAQRDGVAMNIAGGTHHAFPDRGEGFCMLNDVGIAANYLLEIGQAKKILVVDLDVHQGNGTAVMFQTESRVFTFSMHGADNYPLRKETSDLDIDLPTGTTDEVYLNTLYDTLPHLISQQQPDFLFYVSGVDILASDRLGKLSISREGCRQRDVFVFEQAIKNNLPIVVSMGGGYSPRLTDIVEAHCNTFRMAANLFF; the protein is encoded by the coding sequence ATGCTTCAGATTGCGTTTTCGCCGGTGTACCGGTTACGGTTGCCGGAGGGGCATCGCTTCCCCATGCTTAAGTATGAACTGATCCACGAACAACTTCTTTATGAAGGCACCTGTACGGAGGCTAATTTCTTCGGTCCTGAACCTGTAGACGACCGCTGGGCACTGGGCGTTCACACCGCTGAATACGTTCAGGCGTTGAAAACCTGCACTGTCGATCCAAAAATGATGCGCCGGATCGGTTTCCCCCTGACTCCTGAACTCATTGACCGCGAATGGATTATCACGCAGGGTACTATCGAATGTACGCAGCTGGCGCAACGGGATGGGGTAGCCATGAATATCGCTGGTGGAACGCATCATGCATTTCCTGACCGGGGCGAAGGTTTCTGTATGCTCAATGACGTAGGCATAGCGGCCAACTACCTTCTTGAGATAGGGCAGGCAAAAAAAATACTGGTTGTGGATCTGGACGTTCATCAGGGGAACGGCACCGCCGTCATGTTTCAGACAGAATCGCGGGTGTTTACATTCAGTATGCACGGTGCTGATAACTACCCCCTCCGCAAAGAGACATCTGACCTGGATATTGATCTGCCTACCGGCACCACCGACGAGGTGTATCTCAATACCCTGTACGATACCTTGCCTCACTTGATCAGCCAGCAGCAACCCGATTTCCTGTTTTATGTATCGGGGGTGGATATTCTGGCTTCCGACCGACTGGGGAAGCTGAGTATAAGCCGGGAAGGCTGTCGGCAACGGGATGTGTTTGTCTTTGAACAGGCAATAAAAAACAACCTGCCTATTGTCGTATCGATGGGCGGAGGCTATTCTCCCCGACTGACCGACATTGTCGAAGCTCACTGCAACACCTTTCGAATGGCTGCGAACTTATTTTTTTAA